Proteins co-encoded in one Ignavibacteria bacterium genomic window:
- a CDS encoding glycosyltransferase family 4 protein encodes MRILVISAYPFPIGYSATNRILSYSKGLVELGHSVKHFSLRPTEKQDNVINQSHQGVFEGVEFEYTNGTTKWSRSKFIMLLQALYGYLKSFYILLNSKYKNPYDFVLISNDNVYYILFLSFYLKILLRIRTVLIVDEFPYVLRESIPIYRYFPLLLKLEPLIGYRFFDGIITMTRPLKEYFSRYKNDLCMMKIIPMTVEPDRFNIKRHEIPKEKYIAYIGDLVKDKDGVDDAISAFYIISNKYPEYKFYIIGSAKNEIDFERLKELVTNYKLTDRIKFLGKIDRNEVPSYLCGASLLILARPDNQRAKGGFPTKLGEYLATGNPVVVTDVGEISMYLTDGVNAFISKTNDPSEFAEKIDEALSNPNKSKAVGIKGKELAYGVFNYRIQARNIAEFLISL; translated from the coding sequence TTGAGAATTCTTGTAATATCTGCGTATCCGTTTCCAATCGGATATTCTGCTACAAACAGAATTCTTTCGTATTCTAAAGGACTAGTTGAATTAGGACATTCAGTAAAGCACTTCTCGCTTCGACCGACAGAAAAACAAGATAATGTTATAAATCAAAGTCATCAAGGTGTATTTGAAGGAGTTGAGTTTGAATATACAAACGGAACTACAAAATGGTCACGATCTAAATTTATCATGTTGTTACAAGCACTATACGGCTATTTAAAGTCGTTTTATATACTACTTAACAGCAAATATAAGAATCCATATGATTTTGTTTTAATCAGTAATGACAATGTTTATTATATATTATTTTTATCTTTTTATCTAAAAATTCTATTAAGGATAAGAACTGTCTTGATTGTTGATGAATTCCCATATGTTTTGAGGGAAAGCATCCCAATTTATCGTTATTTTCCATTATTACTTAAACTTGAACCATTAATAGGGTATCGTTTTTTTGATGGAATAATAACTATGACACGTCCGCTAAAAGAATATTTTAGTCGATATAAGAATGATTTGTGTATGATGAAAATAATTCCAATGACAGTTGAACCAGACAGATTCAATATTAAAAGGCATGAGATACCGAAAGAAAAATATATTGCCTATATTGGTGATCTCGTAAAAGATAAAGATGGGGTTGATGATGCAATATCAGCATTTTATATTATAAGTAATAAGTATCCAGAATATAAATTTTACATTATAGGTTCTGCAAAAAACGAGATTGATTTTGAAAGATTAAAAGAACTTGTTACAAATTATAAACTCACCGATAGAATAAAATTTTTGGGGAAAATTGACAGAAACGAAGTTCCTTCTTATCTATGTGGTGCATCATTACTAATTCTTGCCAGACCGGATAATCAAAGGGCAAAGGGAGGATTTCCAACAAAGCTTGGAGAATACCTTGCGACCGGAAATCCAGTTGTTGTGACAGATGTAGGTGAGATATCCATGTATTTAACCGATGGAGTAAATGCATTTATTTCAAAAACTAATGATCCTTCAGAATTTGCAGAAAAAATTGATGAAGCATTATCGAATCCTAATAAATCGAAGGCTGTAGGAATTAAAGGCAAAGAATTGGCTTACGGAGTATTTAATTACAGGATCCAGGCAAGAAATATTGCTGAATTTCTAATTTCGCTTTGA
- the asnB gene encoding asparagine synthase (glutamine-hydrolyzing), translated as MCGIVGFINIGNKSLLENSVISIKHRGPDDDGSEWFDKWSSGFGHTRLSIIDLSPAGHQPMFNENKSLCIVFNGEIYNYKDIEAELRKEIPELILLSNSDTEILLKSYEQWGERCLEKLNGMFAFAIFNLKTGELFAARDRLGIKPFYYSLLNGGLIFASEIKAIFKSGLIIAEPDINCLKTQMHYQVAPNTGFKNICKLAPGHFLKYNAKEDNGKDLLLTKWWEINVSENCDKSEKELVDELDNLLNDSVRLQMISDVPVGILLSGGLDSSIIAALMRKHYKGEINAFTIKFSQEDKKFEKMEDDSIWAKKVADLLELNYSEIIIKPNNEKLFYDTVYHLDEPIADPASVNTFLISEAARKEDIIVLLSGMGGDEIFGGYRKHLACLKADIYQKLLPSIIRSIIERGFMKISVSSGKEGFKILRWIKRFLSFASFERFDRFISSDIGISKELFDEIFVGSTEYYNTFYYSYLKDCYDYLGKDKDKISNENIGYLTKMCYCDTKAFLPAHNLNYSDKSSMMAGVEIRPPLIDHRIVEFMFSLPPKYRIKGNTQKYLLKKVAERYLPSDIVNRPKAPFASPLRSWIKGQLKNVIDTKLNKNIILERGILNPEKVWELIIADRNGKSDFAHLIWRFLVLEMWFDTFDKDYVKKN; from the coding sequence ATGTGCGGCATAGTCGGATTTATTAATATTGGGAATAAATCACTTCTTGAAAACTCCGTAATCTCAATTAAGCATCGTGGACCTGATGATGATGGGAGCGAATGGTTTGATAAATGGAGTTCGGGTTTCGGACATACGAGACTAAGTATTATCGACCTGAGTCCTGCTGGCCACCAACCAATGTTCAATGAAAATAAATCACTATGTATTGTTTTTAATGGCGAAATATATAATTACAAAGACATTGAAGCAGAACTTAGAAAAGAAATACCTGAATTAATATTACTAAGCAACTCGGATACTGAGATATTACTTAAATCTTATGAGCAATGGGGAGAACGATGTCTGGAAAAGTTGAACGGTATGTTTGCATTTGCAATTTTTAACTTAAAAACCGGAGAACTATTTGCAGCCAGAGACAGGTTGGGAATAAAACCATTTTATTATTCTTTATTAAACGGTGGTTTAATTTTTGCAAGTGAAATAAAAGCAATTTTTAAAAGTGGTTTAATAATTGCAGAACCAGATATTAATTGTTTAAAAACTCAAATGCATTATCAAGTTGCACCTAATACAGGTTTCAAAAATATTTGTAAACTAGCTCCCGGTCATTTTCTAAAATATAATGCGAAAGAAGACAACGGTAAAGATTTGCTTCTTACAAAATGGTGGGAAATCAATGTTAGTGAAAATTGTGATAAAAGCGAGAAAGAATTAGTTGACGAACTTGATAACCTCTTAAATGATTCTGTCAGACTTCAAATGATTAGTGATGTACCTGTAGGTATATTATTAAGCGGTGGATTAGATTCTTCAATAATTGCTGCATTAATGCGGAAACATTACAAAGGAGAGATTAATGCATTTACAATTAAATTCTCTCAGGAAGATAAGAAATTTGAAAAAATGGAAGATGATAGCATATGGGCAAAGAAAGTAGCGGATCTTCTTGAGCTTAATTATTCGGAAATCATTATTAAACCAAATAATGAGAAATTATTTTATGATACTGTATATCATTTAGATGAGCCGATTGCAGATCCAGCTTCAGTTAACACGTTTTTAATATCTGAAGCAGCACGTAAAGAGGATATTATTGTTCTCTTGTCAGGTATGGGAGGTGACGAGATTTTCGGTGGATATAGAAAACATTTAGCTTGTTTAAAAGCCGATATATATCAAAAATTATTGCCCTCAATTATACGGAGTATTATTGAAAGAGGTTTTATGAAAATAAGTGTGTCATCCGGTAAAGAAGGATTCAAAATCTTACGATGGATTAAAAGGTTTTTATCGTTCGCTTCTTTTGAAAGATTTGACAGGTTTATTTCATCGGATATTGGTATATCAAAAGAATTATTTGATGAAATATTTGTCGGTTCCACAGAATATTATAATACTTTTTACTATTCATATTTGAAAGACTGTTACGATTATTTAGGGAAGGATAAAGATAAAATTTCAAACGAAAACATCGGTTATTTAACTAAAATGTGTTATTGTGATACAAAAGCATTTTTGCCTGCACACAATTTAAATTATTCTGATAAGTCAAGTATGATGGCCGGAGTTGAGATACGGCCGCCATTAATTGATCACAGAATTGTAGAATTTATGTTCAGCTTGCCGCCAAAATATAGAATAAAAGGAAACACACAAAAATATCTTCTAAAAAAAGTTGCTGAAAGATATCTTCCTTCGGATATTGTTAATAGGCCGAAAGCTCCTTTTGCTTCACCTTTACGTTCTTGGATAAAGGGGCAGCTAAAAAATGTAATTGACACAAAACTAAACAAAAACATTATCTTAGAAAGAGGAATACTCAATCCTGAAAAGGTTTGGGAATTAATAATAGCTGACAGAAATGGAAAATCCGATTTTGCTCATTTAATTTGGCGATTTCTGGTTTTAGAGATGTGGTTTGATACATTTGATAAGGATTATGTCAAGAAAAACTAA
- a CDS encoding bi-domain-containing oxidoreductase codes for MKIDDVPVPLVRDGCVLVKNYHSLISSGTEKSSVQTAKASLIGKAKSRPDLVKQVLQNVKREGILATYNKVKTRLDNYKELGYSCSGEVIESGTEEFRPGDLVACAGVTANHSEYVLVPKNLCAKSPNNVTSEEAAFTTLGSIALQGIRQGDIRVGECVGVIGLGLLGLITVQLAKLSGCKVIGFDINESNFEIAKELGCDECLLSNEEAITKVDSITNGIGTDAVIITAGTKSNEPIELALNIARKKSKVVVVGAVGMNIPRSPFYEKEIDLKISCSYGPGRYDVIYEEFGIDYPVGYVRWTENRNMQAILDLLSMKKLDFKKLITHKIPIEKGLNAYDIITGKTNERFIGILIEYSKTPETISQKLKISSINKKNTFVNIGFIGAGNFAQSYLIPPLKTLKANLLGVCTSVPVNSKSVAEKFGFNYCTSNFKDILNDKEINTVFIATRHDSHGNFVKESILAGKNVYVEKPLTINQEELFEIKDIFRRINSNILIMVGFNRRYSKSFKDIKEFFNNNNDPYIINYRVHAGYIPKSHWIQHPNQGGRIIGEGCHFIDTMQYITGSRPINVYANSIRTDNINQVDFDNSIITIEYEDGSVGNLLYLANGDSSLPKEYCEIFSGGKTAIMNNFKENVYYSNGKVSKMKYNGEKGHKEEISSFIAALTSNENQVISFESIFNTTYTSIKVLESLKSHVSIDLKKNIM; via the coding sequence ATGAAGATAGATGATGTTCCTGTACCATTAGTACGTGACGGATGTGTGTTAGTTAAGAATTATCATTCATTAATAAGTTCAGGAACAGAAAAATCAAGCGTACAGACAGCTAAAGCTTCGTTAATCGGAAAAGCAAAATCAAGACCAGATCTCGTTAAGCAAGTGTTACAAAATGTGAAACGGGAGGGCATACTTGCCACATATAATAAGGTTAAAACCAGACTGGATAATTACAAGGAACTAGGCTATTCATGTTCAGGTGAAGTTATTGAGAGCGGAACAGAAGAATTTAGACCGGGTGATTTAGTTGCTTGTGCAGGAGTGACAGCAAATCATTCTGAATATGTTTTAGTACCAAAAAACTTATGTGCAAAGAGTCCAAATAATGTAACATCAGAGGAGGCTGCCTTTACTACACTTGGTTCTATTGCATTACAGGGAATCAGGCAAGGTGATATTAGAGTAGGAGAGTGTGTTGGAGTAATTGGTTTAGGACTTCTTGGCCTGATAACTGTTCAATTAGCTAAGTTATCGGGTTGCAAAGTCATAGGATTCGATATCAACGAATCTAATTTTGAAATAGCAAAAGAACTTGGTTGTGATGAATGTTTACTCTCTAATGAAGAAGCGATTACAAAAGTTGATAGTATAACGAACGGTATAGGAACCGATGCTGTAATAATAACAGCTGGAACTAAATCTAATGAACCGATTGAATTGGCTCTTAATATAGCAAGGAAGAAATCCAAAGTAGTCGTTGTTGGTGCTGTTGGGATGAACATACCAAGGTCCCCATTTTACGAAAAGGAAATTGATCTAAAGATATCCTGCAGTTATGGACCGGGGAGGTATGATGTAATTTATGAAGAGTTTGGTATTGATTATCCAGTAGGATACGTGAGATGGACTGAAAACAGAAATATGCAAGCAATACTTGACCTTCTATCAATGAAAAAGCTTGATTTCAAAAAATTAATAACTCACAAAATACCTATTGAAAAAGGGCTAAATGCTTATGATATTATTACAGGTAAGACTAATGAAAGGTTCATTGGCATATTAATTGAATACAGCAAAACCCCCGAAACAATATCACAAAAGCTGAAAATATCAAGTATTAATAAAAAAAATACATTTGTTAATATTGGTTTTATTGGTGCGGGTAATTTTGCTCAGTCATATTTGATACCACCATTAAAAACATTGAAAGCTAATTTGTTAGGAGTTTGCACATCAGTCCCTGTAAATTCAAAATCTGTTGCAGAGAAATTTGGCTTTAACTATTGTACATCCAATTTCAAAGATATTTTAAATGATAAAGAAATAAATACTGTTTTCATTGCAACGAGGCATGATTCACACGGGAACTTTGTGAAAGAATCAATCTTAGCCGGAAAAAATGTATATGTAGAAAAACCTCTAACGATAAATCAGGAAGAGCTTTTTGAGATTAAAGATATCTTCAGACGTATAAATAGTAATATCTTGATAATGGTTGGATTCAATCGCCGATATTCAAAATCTTTTAAGGATATTAAAGAATTTTTTAATAATAATAATGATCCCTATATAATCAATTACAGGGTTCATGCCGGATATATTCCTAAATCTCATTGGATTCAACATCCGAATCAAGGAGGGAGAATTATTGGTGAAGGTTGTCATTTTATTGATACAATGCAATATATTACCGGCTCAAGACCAATTAATGTTTATGCAAATTCAATTAGAACAGACAACATCAATCAAGTGGATTTTGATAATTCCATAATAACAATAGAATATGAGGATGGTTCTGTTGGTAATTTATTATACTTAGCAAATGGGGATTCATCATTGCCTAAGGAGTATTGTGAAATATTTTCCGGCGGAAAGACAGCTATAATGAATAATTTTAAAGAGAATGTGTATTATTCAAATGGTAAAGTATCAAAAATGAAGTATAATGGCGAAAAAGGACACAAAGAAGAAATATCGAGCTTTATAGCTGCATTAACCAGTAATGAAAATCAAGTTATATCTTTTGAATCGATTTTCAATACTACATATACTAGTATAAAAGTTTTAGAATCTTTAAAAAGTCACGTCTCGATTGATTTAAAAAAGAACATTATGTAA
- a CDS encoding O-antigen ligase family protein, producing the protein MNTYNAISVLFILLASLGFVTKIINEKYNENKYILIGIYFYCVYQLAVVLPLSYLEYESMDPIKYFSQISNRFFFLLIPMFYFYLASEKTYKFIFYIFLIATLAFIITGFYNYSQGIIIETNTGEIRIVTVVATLFFFVTLTDGIALFGAEKNKIIIIFITLLGILISAHRSVYMVVALMLFIAFFISNRESNKTRTTILAILAIPIVILLLGQIPFVSDIFLSRAEYSFDMGDQNYQDRLLKNLLAFNTFLDNPINGTKLSGYYYPAGLVSDEFFWIPHNFILDILPTQGIIGLFLIVTFILLPLLRLGYKNRFDSITKKAYMVILFYLIISLFNATFFTNSCVVVFAIFASIILKRNEELQLEMELGEESEEYEITEK; encoded by the coding sequence TTGAATACATATAATGCAATATCAGTTTTATTTATACTACTTGCAAGTCTTGGTTTTGTTACAAAAATTATAAACGAAAAGTACAACGAAAACAAATATATATTAATTGGAATATATTTTTACTGCGTTTATCAATTAGCTGTAGTTTTGCCATTATCGTATCTTGAATACGAAAGCATGGATCCAATAAAATATTTCAGTCAAATTAGTAACCGTTTCTTTTTCCTGCTTATACCTATGTTTTACTTTTATCTTGCTTCAGAAAAAACATACAAATTTATATTCTATATATTTCTTATTGCGACATTAGCCTTTATAATTACTGGTTTTTATAATTATTCACAGGGTATAATTATAGAAACAAATACGGGAGAAATAAGAATAGTAACTGTCGTTGCGACATTGTTTTTCTTTGTTACTTTAACTGACGGAATTGCATTATTTGGTGCTGAGAAAAATAAGATAATAATTATTTTTATAACATTACTTGGTATATTAATATCTGCACATAGGTCTGTTTACATGGTTGTAGCTTTGATGTTATTCATTGCCTTTTTTATATCAAATCGAGAATCAAATAAGACAAGAACTACAATTTTAGCAATTCTTGCAATTCCTATAGTTATTCTTTTATTAGGACAAATCCCTTTTGTTTCTGATATTTTTTTAAGCAGAGCAGAATATTCTTTTGATATGGGTGACCAAAACTATCAAGATCGTTTATTAAAAAATTTGCTTGCATTTAATACATTTTTGGATAATCCAATAAACGGTACTAAGTTATCAGGTTATTATTATCCTGCGGGTTTAGTATCAGATGAATTTTTTTGGATACCGCATAACTTCATCTTAGATATTCTACCGACACAAGGAATCATAGGATTATTCTTGATTGTTACTTTTATATTGCTACCTTTATTAAGATTAGGTTATAAGAATAGGTTTGATAGCATAACTAAAAAAGCATATATGGTGATACTTTTTTATCTCATTATTTCCCTGTTCAATGCAACTTTCTTTACTAATTCTTGTGTAGTAGTTTTTGCTATATTTGCTTCAATTATACTTAAGAGAAATGAAGAGTTACAATTAGAAATGGAATTGGGTGAAGAATCGGAAGAATACGAAATCACGGAAAAATAA
- a CDS encoding glycosyltransferase, with protein sequence MRILIAHYGMKDKAGFSRNFSIAKGLAKINHDVVLLTTQSNGFKFPFEDEIRNNVKIISFPDIVPQSFRRGGFGFFSTILKAFYVIFHKFDIVQSDTGHRPASGIPCLLNRLFRKSKYISEWWDYYGISCERLKRNFIYRNTVQKYDSFFEVRNKVHADGVVSLSEFNFQRGLKAGIKESNITIIHGGADIDDISFYEDTKYKKQYGIPNESLTFCIIGINDSELEGLRSFINVMSEFRNKEQINWFSIGENLTLAQKIKYGISDNYYEYGWIDYRKDSKLLSCADIFLLIKKDNVENKAGWPNKTGDYLAAGRPILVNKFGNINPYIEKYSDAFIVVENNEESIKDRIKYILENRNNLSKRNTYCRDIAEKYLSWDAKAEELDEFYERILKH encoded by the coding sequence ATGAGAATTCTCATTGCACATTACGGTATGAAGGATAAAGCGGGTTTTAGCAGGAATTTTTCGATAGCAAAAGGGCTTGCTAAAATAAATCATGATGTAGTATTATTAACAACCCAATCAAACGGATTCAAATTTCCTTTTGAAGATGAAATACGGAATAACGTAAAGATAATTTCTTTTCCTGATATTGTTCCGCAATCATTCCGCCGAGGAGGATTTGGTTTCTTTTCTACAATTTTAAAAGCATTTTATGTAATTTTTCATAAATTTGACATAGTTCAAAGTGATACGGGTCATCGTCCGGCTTCAGGTATTCCATGTTTGCTGAACAGATTATTTCGAAAATCAAAGTATATATCTGAATGGTGGGACTACTACGGTATATCCTGTGAAAGATTGAAAAGAAATTTCATATACAGAAATACTGTACAAAAGTATGACAGCTTTTTTGAAGTTCGTAATAAGGTTCATGCAGATGGAGTAGTCTCATTATCGGAATTTAACTTTCAAAGAGGTCTGAAAGCGGGGATCAAGGAAAGTAATATTACAATTATTCATGGCGGAGCAGATATTGATGATATTTCATTTTATGAAGACACAAAATATAAAAAGCAATATGGGATTCCAAATGAAAGTTTGACATTTTGTATCATAGGTATTAATGACTCTGAATTAGAGGGATTAAGATCTTTTATAAATGTCATGTCTGAGTTTCGCAATAAAGAGCAAATCAACTGGTTTTCAATCGGTGAGAATTTAACTTTAGCGCAAAAAATAAAATATGGAATCTCAGACAACTATTATGAATACGGATGGATAGATTACCGTAAAGATTCAAAGCTATTGAGTTGTGCAGATATATTTTTGCTTATAAAAAAGGATAATGTTGAAAATAAGGCAGGATGGCCGAACAAGACCGGAGATTATCTTGCAGCGGGACGTCCCATATTGGTTAATAAATTTGGAAATATTAATCCATATATTGAGAAATACTCTGATGCATTTATTGTAGTTGAAAATAATGAGGAGAGTATAAAAGATAGAATAAAGTATATACTTGAAAACAGAAATAATTTATCAAAACGAAATACCTACTGCCGAGATATTGCAGAAAAATATTTAAGTTGGGATGCTAAAGCTGAAGAATTAGATGAATTTTATGAAAGAATATTAAAACATTAA
- the wecB gene encoding UDP-N-acetylglucosamine 2-epimerase (non-hydrolyzing), giving the protein MTIVGTRPEIIRLSRVISLLDETVNHVLVHTGQNYDYELNEIFFKELELRKPDHFLNADTSSLGATVGDIIKKSEEVLKKEKPDALLVLGDTNSCLSAYMAKRMHIPIYHMEAGNRCFDFNVPEEINRRVIDHIADFNLVYTEHARRHLISEGLPHRRIYLTGSPMNEVLKYYSSKIEKSKILEILKLKSKKYFVVSIHREENVDNKDNLIKLLDTLNSIAEIYDEKVIFSTHPRTRKRIESLKGYNFDNRIQFLKPFGFFDYVKLQEQSICVISDSGTINEESSILGFPAITVRNSMERPEGLDYGSIILTGLDKNIIINSIKLLLSESLHNFKNEYTEDYKVLNSSLRVVKLIQGTSKLNNIWNGIFGSEYSK; this is encoded by the coding sequence ATGACAATAGTAGGAACAAGACCGGAGATAATAAGGCTATCGAGGGTAATTTCATTGCTTGATGAAACAGTTAATCATGTTTTAGTTCACACAGGCCAAAACTATGATTATGAGTTGAACGAAATATTCTTTAAAGAACTTGAATTGAGGAAACCCGATCATTTTCTTAATGCAGACACGAGTTCATTGGGAGCGACTGTTGGTGATATAATAAAAAAATCCGAGGAAGTATTAAAGAAAGAAAAACCTGATGCATTGCTTGTATTGGGTGATACAAATTCATGTTTATCAGCATATATGGCAAAGAGAATGCATATACCAATATATCATATGGAAGCAGGTAATAGGTGTTTTGATTTTAATGTACCCGAGGAAATAAACAGAAGGGTAATAGATCATATAGCAGATTTTAATTTAGTATATACCGAACATGCAAGAAGACATTTAATAAGCGAGGGGCTACCACATAGGAGGATATACTTAACCGGGTCTCCTATGAATGAAGTTTTGAAATATTACAGCTCAAAAATTGAGAAATCAAAAATACTGGAAATTCTTAAACTAAAAAGTAAGAAATATTTTGTAGTTAGCATTCACAGGGAAGAGAATGTAGATAACAAAGATAATCTTATAAAGTTACTAGATACTTTGAATAGTATTGCAGAAATTTATGATGAAAAGGTAATATTTTCTACTCATCCAAGAACAAGAAAGAGAATTGAATCTTTAAAAGGATACAATTTTGATAATAGGATACAGTTTTTAAAACCATTTGGATTTTTTGATTACGTAAAATTGCAAGAGCAATCGATTTGTGTTATTTCAGACAGCGGAACAATCAACGAAGAATCTTCAATATTAGGATTTCCTGCTATTACAGTTCGAAACTCTATGGAAAGACCGGAAGGATTGGATTATGGCTCAATTATTCTGACCGGCTTAGATAAAAATATAATAATTAATTCAATCAAACTATTATTATCCGAATCTTTGCATAATTTCAAGAATGAATATACTGAAGATTATAAAGTACTAAACTCGTCTTTAAGAGTTGTAAAACTTATACAAGGAACATCAAAACTAAATAATATATGGAATGGCATTTTTGGAAGTGAATATTCGAAATAA
- a CDS encoding oligosaccharide flippase family protein, which translates to MQLINKLKSSFLGGSIRSQKAKKNILLSFVFKGFSVFAVFLLVPMSINYLNVLEYGIWVTISSLLAWLTLFDLGLGNGLRNKLAESLAKDDKELGRIYVSTAYFALTIIVSIFLIIYFSLGIFIDWSSVFNTPAELKPEVNKLANFVMLFFGLQFVLKLIITILTADQKPSYNDFLGFLTNISSVIIVWILTHNTSPSLFVLGMSLSIIPVILLLLITVFNFSNRYRFLIPSPKFIHIKYLRGLSDLGIRFFIIQISTFFIFGSASIVLTQLIGPESVTSYNIVFRYFSIINMVFYIILSPVWTGFTDAFYRKDFSWIKNTIKKLNKIGIILIIFTIIMVLVSGFIYDIWLGKNRSFDIPFLLTTTMGLYVIAMTFVSPYMYFLNGSGKIYLQFILSIIIIISYIPLTIFLLKVFNFGVASVVIASIISLVPFMLLMPIQYYKIINDRAKSFWNK; encoded by the coding sequence TTGCAATTAATTAATAAATTAAAATCTTCTTTTTTAGGCGGAAGTATCCGCTCTCAAAAAGCAAAGAAGAATATATTGCTTTCATTTGTTTTTAAAGGTTTTTCAGTATTTGCTGTTTTTCTACTTGTGCCCATGTCAATTAATTACCTTAACGTGTTAGAATACGGTATTTGGGTGACTATTTCATCTCTATTAGCTTGGCTTACGTTATTCGATTTAGGTTTAGGAAACGGACTTAGAAACAAGCTTGCAGAATCATTAGCTAAAGATGATAAAGAATTAGGAAGAATATATGTTAGTACTGCTTACTTCGCTTTAACAATAATCGTTTCCATTTTCTTAATTATATACTTTTCTTTAGGTATTTTTATAGACTGGAGTTCAGTCTTTAATACACCCGCCGAATTGAAACCAGAAGTGAATAAACTTGCAAATTTTGTAATGCTATTTTTTGGTTTGCAATTTGTTCTCAAACTTATTATAACAATACTTACAGCTGATCAAAAACCGTCATATAATGATTTTTTAGGTTTTCTGACAAATATTTCTTCAGTAATCATAGTATGGATATTAACGCATAATACTTCCCCTTCATTATTTGTACTTGGAATGTCATTAAGTATAATACCTGTTATTTTACTCCTCCTTATTACTGTTTTTAATTTTTCTAATAGATATAGGTTTCTAATACCCTCCCCCAAATTTATTCATATAAAATATTTAAGAGGATTATCAGATTTAGGTATTAGATTCTTTATTATACAAATTTCAACATTTTTTATTTTTGGGTCGGCTTCAATTGTTCTTACTCAATTAATAGGACCGGAGTCAGTTACATCATATAATATCGTGTTCAGATATTTCTCTATCATAAATATGGTATTTTATATTATATTAAGTCCAGTCTGGACCGGTTTTACAGATGCTTTTTATAGAAAAGATTTTTCATGGATAAAAAACACAATTAAAAAGCTAAACAAAATAGGAATTATATTAATAATATTTACGATTATAATGGTTTTAGTATCTGGTTTTATTTATGATATATGGCTTGGAAAAAACCGGAGTTTTGATATACCTTTTTTGTTAACTACGACAATGGGATTGTATGTTATTGCAATGACATTTGTTTCACCATACATGTATTTTTTGAATGGGTCGGGGAAGATATATCTTCAATTCATATTGAGTATAATAATAATAATATCTTATATCCCACTGACCATTTTTTTATTAAAAGTATTTAATTTTGGGGTTGCTTCGGTGGTCATTGCATCGATAATTTCCTTAGTTCCTTTTATGCTACTAATGCCAATTCAATATTATAAAATTATTAATGACAGAGCAAAGAGTTTTTGGAATAAGTAA